One Oscillatoria salina IIICB1 genomic window carries:
- a CDS encoding RNA-guided endonuclease InsQ/TnpB family protein has translation MLKATKFRIYPTAEQRYHLAQSFGCCRFAWNYALNLTNEAYKATGKGLNRFAIQKEITNLKKEYEWMNEPYSQCLQVVALNLSRAFINFFEGRASFPQFKSKHRNQSISYPQNVSIVEDGIKFPKMGVMYAKIHRPIEGKIKTVTVSMNALGQYFASVLVDDEKDIPEKSVEGKAVGIDLGLTHFAITSDGSKFDNPRWIVKHERNLRAKQKRLSRRQKGSNSRNKTRKQVAGVHNKISRCREDFHHKLSRRIVDENQVIVVENLAVKNMVKNHCLAKAISQVGWGQFCTMLKYKAEWEGKVYIEVDRFFPSSKTCNVCLNQVRSLPLDVRTWQCQKCQTTHDRDVNAAKNIRDEGLRILSSGTGEIAYRPDVRRDSRGRKKSTISQSVG, from the coding sequence ATGTTGAAAGCAACAAAGTTCCGAATCTACCCAACCGCAGAGCAAAGATACCATCTTGCTCAAAGCTTCGGTTGCTGCCGATTTGCCTGGAACTACGCTCTCAACCTTACCAATGAAGCCTACAAAGCAACGGGAAAAGGTCTAAATCGCTTCGCTATTCAAAAAGAGATAACTAATCTCAAGAAAGAGTACGAATGGATGAACGAGCCTTATTCTCAATGCCTACAAGTAGTCGCCCTCAACCTTTCTAGAGCCTTTATTAACTTCTTTGAGGGGAGAGCATCTTTCCCCCAGTTCAAATCAAAGCATCGCAACCAGTCAATCAGCTATCCTCAAAACGTTTCTATCGTAGAAGACGGTATAAAATTCCCAAAGATGGGAGTGATGTATGCCAAGATACATAGACCTATTGAGGGAAAAATCAAGACGGTTACGGTGTCGATGAATGCTTTGGGTCAATACTTTGCGTCTGTCTTGGTTGATGATGAAAAAGATATTCCTGAAAAGTCAGTTGAAGGAAAAGCTGTTGGTATTGATTTAGGTTTGACTCATTTTGCTATTACCAGTGATGGTTCTAAATTTGATAATCCTCGTTGGATAGTGAAACATGAACGCAACCTAAGAGCCAAGCAAAAGAGGTTATCTAGGAGACAGAAGGGTTCTAATAGTCGCAACAAAACCCGTAAACAAGTAGCGGGAGTGCATAACAAAATATCAAGATGCAGAGAGGATTTCCACCATAAGCTATCACGCAGGATAGTGGACGAGAACCAAGTCATTGTTGTGGAAAATCTAGCTGTCAAAAACATGGTCAAGAATCACTGTCTCGCTAAAGCAATTAGTCAGGTGGGTTGGGGTCAATTCTGTACTATGTTGAAGTATAAAGCTGAGTGGGAAGGAAAGGTTTACATTGAAGTAGATAGATTCTTCCCTAGCTCTAAAACCTGCAACGTTTGCCTCAATCAAGTAAGAAGCCTTCCCCTTGATGTGAGGACTTGGCAGTGTCAGAAGTGCCAGACTACGCACGATCGAGACGTAAATGCTGCTAAGAACATCAGAGATGAAGGACTGCGTATTTTATCCTCTGGAACGGGGGAGATCGCCTATCGCCCAGATGTAAGACGGGATAGTAGAGGACGCAAGAAATCTACTATTTCGCAGTCTGTTGGATAG
- a CDS encoding helix-turn-helix domain-containing protein has translation MKEFAGEKGWTLKEVSQRSGVPYSTVKTYTRLPERNTVDLSSLQKLARTFDVLIEDLFEVIEE, from the coding sequence ATTAAAGAGTTTGCTGGTGAAAAAGGCTGGACGTTGAAAGAAGTTTCCCAGCGATCGGGTGTACCATATAGTACAGTGAAAACCTATACTCGCTTACCGGAGAGAAACACCGTTGACTTGTCTTCACTGCAAAAGCTAGCACGAACCTTTGACGTTTTAATCGAAGACTTATTTGAGGTTATTGAAGAGTAA
- a CDS encoding hemolysin family protein, with amino-acid sequence MLMFGFVFDLLANLPHVELTGQDVLVRLLSVLLLIAINAFFVTAEFSIVSVRRSRINQLVEAGDVQAQTVQSLHRSIDRLLSTTQIGITLSSLALGWIGESTMAVLVTVAMVNLPLPMSMKEAIAHSLAIPIAFFLIAYLQIVLGELCPKSVALLYSEQLARFFGPPSLAIARIFNPFIWILNQSTRWLLRLGGIQYAGQGWYNRVTPEELQLIITTERESIGLEAEERELLNNVFEFGEVLAQEVMVPRTNLRAIPSTATFATLLNEVSANGYSRYPVTGDSLDDIRGIINFKKLAKPLAQGHLSPDTPILPWVRPARFVSEFTPLSELLPLMQRSHLKMVMVVDEFGGTAGLVTLNDLVAEIIGDEAELENPEVVALQMLDEQTFLVEAQMDLEEVNELLDIDLPITDEYQTLSGFLLYELQKIPTQGETLHFDNLELTVVAAEGPRLHKIRIHKREANAEQLAEIITPEDPIIPDESVSPDTTLEATDEES; translated from the coding sequence ATGTTAATGTTTGGCTTTGTTTTCGATTTATTGGCGAATCTTCCTCACGTCGAGCTTACTGGTCAAGATGTGCTGGTTCGTTTGTTGTCGGTGCTGCTGCTGATTGCGATTAATGCTTTTTTTGTGACGGCTGAGTTTTCGATTGTTTCGGTGCGGCGATCGCGGATTAATCAGTTGGTGGAAGCGGGCGATGTCCAAGCTCAAACGGTACAATCTTTACATCGCAGTATTGACCGTCTGCTTTCGACGACTCAAATCGGGATTACGCTTTCGAGTTTGGCTCTGGGTTGGATCGGTGAAAGTACAATGGCTGTATTAGTTACAGTCGCGATGGTTAATTTACCTTTACCGATGAGTATGAAAGAGGCGATCGCTCATTCTTTGGCTATCCCGATCGCGTTTTTCTTGATTGCTTATTTGCAAATTGTTTTGGGCGAACTTTGTCCAAAATCGGTGGCTTTGCTTTATTCTGAGCAATTAGCACGGTTTTTCGGTCCGCCGAGTTTGGCGATCGCGCGCATTTTTAATCCTTTTATCTGGATTTTGAATCAATCTACTCGCTGGCTTTTACGCTTGGGAGGTATTCAATATGCAGGTCAAGGTTGGTACAATCGAGTTACACCGGAAGAGTTACAGCTAATTATTACTACTGAACGCGAGTCTATTGGTTTAGAAGCTGAGGAAAGAGAGTTACTCAATAATGTCTTTGAGTTTGGTGAAGTTTTAGCCCAAGAAGTGATGGTTCCGCGAACGAATTTACGCGCAATTCCTAGCACCGCTACGTTTGCAACTTTGCTCAATGAAGTTTCTGCTAACGGTTATTCTCGTTATCCGGTAACAGGCGATTCTTTGGATGATATTCGCGGGATTATTAATTTCAAAAAGTTAGCTAAACCTTTAGCCCAAGGTCACTTGTCTCCAGATACGCCGATTTTACCTTGGGTGCGTCCAGCGAGGTTTGTTTCTGAGTTTACACCATTGAGCGAACTTTTGCCTTTGATGCAGCGATCGCACTTGAAAATGGTAATGGTTGTTGATGAGTTTGGTGGTACTGCTGGTTTAGTTACGCTTAACGATTTAGTAGCAGAAATTATCGGCGATGAAGCTGAATTAGAAAATCCAGAAGTAGTTGCTTTACAAATGCTTGACGAGCAAACTTTCCTTGTTGAAGCACAAATGGATCTCGAAGAAGTTAATGAACTTTTGGATATTGATTTACCAATAACTGACGAATATCAAACTCTCAGTGGTTTTTTACTTTACGAGTTACAAAAGATTCCTACTCAAGGAGAAACTCTTCATTTTGATAATCTCGAACTAACTGTAGTTGCGGCCGAAGGACCTCGTTTGCATAAAATTCGCATCCATAAGCGCGAAGCTAATGCGGAACAATTAGCTGAAATAATTACCCCAGAAGATCCAATAATTCCTGATGAATCTGTTTCTCCGGATACCACTTTAGAAGCTACAGATGAGGAAAGTTAG
- the pyrE gene encoding orotate phosphoribosyltransferase, whose protein sequence is MNNQSTLYPSPQRQILLDLFARLAYTEGDFVLSSGQKSSYYLNGKQVTLRAEGALAVGQLLLPMLPADTQAVAGLTLGADPMVTAVSVLSALANRPIPALIIRKQAKGHGTKAYIEGPSLSPDAKVVVLEDVVTTGKSAMQAVERLRDVGYKVEQIIALVDRQQGGAEFYQSVGLQFKSVFAITEIQEYARALAKKA, encoded by the coding sequence ATGAATAATCAATCAACTCTCTATCCCTCTCCACAACGTCAGATTTTACTCGATTTGTTTGCGCGACTGGCTTATACCGAGGGCGATTTTGTCCTTTCTTCCGGACAAAAGAGTTCTTACTACCTCAATGGTAAACAAGTTACTCTCCGGGCTGAAGGAGCTTTAGCTGTGGGACAATTATTGCTACCGATGTTACCCGCAGATACCCAAGCAGTAGCTGGTTTGACTTTGGGTGCAGATCCGATGGTAACAGCAGTAAGTGTACTTTCGGCATTGGCAAATCGACCGATACCAGCTTTAATTATTCGTAAACAAGCCAAGGGACACGGAACCAAAGCTTACATTGAAGGTCCGAGTTTGTCACCTGATGCAAAAGTTGTCGTTTTGGAGGATGTGGTGACGACGGGTAAGTCAGCTATGCAAGCAGTTGAACGTTTGCGGGATGTGGGTTACAAAGTCGAGCAAATTATTGCTTTGGTAGACAGACAGCAAGGCGGTGCAGAATTTTATCAGTCTGTCGGGTTACAATTTAAGTCAGTATTCGCAATTACTGAAATTCAAGAATATGCTCGTGCTCTTGCCAAAAAAGCTTAA
- a CDS encoding M41 family metallopeptidase encodes MQQTALYIIAIGIFAMTLSVLLAPILNINPILPAASTLGVLSLITVDTLSWQGKGANLFLDWVSSFSPQHRQRIVCHEAGHFLVAYFLGIPIEGYTLNAWEAFQQGQSGVGGVKFNTKALEKKAMAPGEMRLLLDRFCTVWMAGIAAESIIYGTVEGGDEDRAKVKQALSDFSHREAEYQQKEAWALQEAKTLIEKYALAYEALVEAMTKRTPVQKCAQIIQENCGEIDAIAS; translated from the coding sequence ATGCAACAAACAGCTTTATATATCATTGCTATTGGCATTTTTGCGATGACGCTTTCGGTGTTATTAGCGCCGATCTTGAATATTAACCCGATTCTCCCCGCCGCTAGCACCTTGGGAGTATTAAGTTTAATAACTGTAGACACTCTCAGTTGGCAGGGGAAAGGTGCTAACTTATTTTTAGACTGGGTATCGTCTTTTTCTCCTCAACATCGCCAAAGAATTGTCTGTCACGAAGCAGGACATTTTTTGGTAGCCTATTTTCTCGGTATTCCCATCGAAGGTTACACGTTGAATGCTTGGGAAGCATTTCAGCAAGGACAATCGGGAGTAGGTGGGGTAAAATTTAACACAAAAGCGTTAGAAAAAAAGGCGATGGCACCGGGAGAGATGCGCTTGCTTTTAGATCGTTTTTGTACAGTTTGGATGGCAGGCATTGCCGCAGAAAGTATAATTTACGGTACTGTAGAAGGCGGTGATGAAGATCGAGCCAAAGTTAAGCAAGCTTTGAGCGATTTTTCTCATCGAGAAGCAGAATATCAGCAAAAAGAAGCTTGGGCGCTCCAAGAAGCGAAAACTTTAATTGAAAAATATGCTTTAGCTTACGAAGCTTTAGTAGAAGCAATGACAAAACGCACTCCGGTACAAAAATGCGCCCAAATTATCCAGGAAAACTGTGGAGAAATTGACGCGATCGCCTCTTAG
- a CDS encoding pentapeptide repeat-containing protein has protein sequence MKRKILATTFFLASACLTAPVSAANPEHLTRLFQERECRGCDLSGANLRFFDLSNTDLRDAFLESADLRGANLSGARLVAANLTNANLTGVNFSNADLQGAILSNSLLFGANLAGANLANVRLTNANLIDTNLISAEWNNYYWQNNQLNEIGSENLTRANLSGLNLAGADLSRIDLRGADLSNSNLRDANFQHSDLRNADLRNANLTQADFDGADIEGALLCGAIKPNGKRIDC, from the coding sequence ATGAAACGAAAAATTTTAGCTACTACTTTCTTTTTAGCTTCCGCATGTTTAACTGCCCCAGTTTCCGCCGCCAACCCAGAACATCTTACCAGATTATTTCAAGAGCGCGAATGTCGTGGCTGCGATCTCAGTGGCGCTAACTTAAGATTTTTTGACTTAAGTAATACCGATCTTCGAGATGCGTTTCTCGAAAGTGCAGATTTGCGTGGTGCAAACTTGAGTGGAGCAAGATTAGTCGCCGCCAATTTAACCAATGCTAATCTAACAGGAGTTAATTTTAGTAATGCCGACTTACAAGGTGCGATCCTCAGCAATAGCCTTTTATTTGGTGCCAATCTTGCAGGTGCAAACTTAGCAAATGTAAGATTGACCAATGCCAATTTAATCGATACGAACCTGATTAGTGCTGAGTGGAATAATTATTACTGGCAAAATAATCAACTTAACGAAATAGGTAGTGAAAATTTGACGAGAGCAAATCTTAGCGGCTTAAACCTTGCCGGCGCAGATTTAAGTAGAATAGACCTAAGAGGCGCAGATTTAAGCAATAGTAACTTGAGAGATGCCAATTTTCAGCATAGCGATCTCCGGAATGCCGATCTCAGAAATGCTAATCTCACACAAGCAGATTTCGACGGTGCTGACATAGAAGGAGCATTGCTATGCGGTGCCATCAAACCAAACGGAAAAAGGATTGACTGTTAA